AGAGGGTCCATAAATTATGGATTTATTGGATAAAGTTATCGCCCGGGCAGGAAGCATCCCGCACAAGCCTCTGAGTCGGCTGGTCTTTTGGCTGGCTTTCGCGGTTTGTTGCTATTTGGCAGCTCAGATCAGCTGGCGCTTGGTTCCGGCCCAGACTGAATCAGCGGCCTGGCGTCCCAATCCCCCATCCTCCGGTACCAACGGCAACAGCGGTGTTGATGTCGATGGTCTTAAGTCTCTGTCTCTCTTTGGTAAAGCTGATACCAGTAAACCCAAAGAGCAGCCGGTGCAGGAGGTAATTACCGATGCACCCAAAACCTCCTTGTCGATTGTGCTGACCGGTATCGTGGCTTCCACCGCCGAACAAAAAGGCCTGGCTATCATCGAGTCGGGTGGCAGCCAGGAAACTTACGAGCTGGGTGAAAAAATCAAGGGCACTTCGGCTTCTCTCAAGGAAGTGTATGCAGACCGGGTGATTATCACCAACGCGGGACGCTACGAAACCCTGATGCTGGACGGCGTGCCATACACCAGCGGCGCCAGCACTCCCTCGGTAAACAACAATCGCCAGCGCGGCTTTGAAGATGAGGTACGCCGCATCGACAAGCGCCGTGATGAAGATGTCGCGGCAGAGCTGTCATCCTCGCGGGACGAACTGCTCGCCGACCCAAGCAAGATCACCGATTACATTTCGATTTCGCCGGTTACCCAGGGTGAAGAGTTGGTGGGTTACCGCTTACAGCCCGGCAAAGATCCCGGACTCTTTTCCCAGGCAGGTCTCAAACCAGGAGATCTGGCCAAATCCATTAACGGCTATGATTTGACTGTCAGCACCCAGGCTCTGGAGCTGATGGGCCAGCTGACTGAACTGACCGAAATCTCTGTCATGGTAGAGCGGGAAGGTCAGCTGATTGAAATCATGTTCAGTTTGCCGCAATAAGCGAAGTTTTAGGGGACAATAATTAGATGAACAATCAAGGATTCCGACGCAAACTGATCGCCAGTCTGGTGGCTGGTACAGTACTCCTTTCGCCTGCGATTGCCTGGTCTGCTTCCAATGAGCAGCTGGCACCTAGTTTCAAAAATGCCGAAATTCAGGAATTTATTAATACCGTTGGCAAACGACTGAACAAGACCATCATTGTCGATCCGACCATCCGCGGCAAAATCAACGTCAGAAGTTACGATAACCTCACCGAGGACCAGTACTTCCAGTTCTTCCTGAACGTGCTGCAGGTGTATGGCTATGCCGTGGTGGAAATGGAAAATGGCGTACTCAAGGTCATCAAAGACAAGGATGCCAAGACCTCCAATATCCGTGTGGCCGACGACAGTGCCCCGGGTCTGGGCGATGAATTGGTAACCCGCATCGTCCCCCTGTACAACTCAGAGGCAAAGCAGCTTGCACCGCTTCTGCGTCAGCTTAACGACAACGCCGGTGGCGGTAACGTGGTTAACTATGACCCGTCCAACGTGCTGATGCTCACCGGTCGTGCTGCCGTGGTGAACAAGCTGGTGGAAATCGTCAAACGCGTCGATAAACAGGGCGATACCGAAGTGCTGGTCGTGCCTTTGCAGCACGCCTCCGCCTCTGAAATGGTACGGATTATCGATACCCTCTACCGCGCCTCTGCCAACCAGGCACAGTTGCCCGGTCAGGCACCCAAGGTGGTAGCCGACGAGCGGATTAACGCCGTGGTGA
This sequence is a window from Shewanella zhangzhouensis. Protein-coding genes within it:
- the gspC gene encoding type II secretion system protein GspC, which produces MDLLDKVIARAGSIPHKPLSRLVFWLAFAVCCYLAAQISWRLVPAQTESAAWRPNPPSSGTNGNSGVDVDGLKSLSLFGKADTSKPKEQPVQEVITDAPKTSLSIVLTGIVASTAEQKGLAIIESGGSQETYELGEKIKGTSASLKEVYADRVIITNAGRYETLMLDGVPYTSGASTPSVNNNRQRGFEDEVRRIDKRRDEDVAAELSSSRDELLADPSKITDYISISPVTQGEELVGYRLQPGKDPGLFSQAGLKPGDLAKSINGYDLTVSTQALELMGQLTELTEISVMVEREGQLIEIMFSLPQ